The proteins below come from a single Rosa rugosa chromosome 2, drRosRugo1.1, whole genome shotgun sequence genomic window:
- the LOC133734090 gene encoding UDP-glycosyltransferase 88F4-like isoform X1 gives MAEMKQSIVLYPASPGSHHMVSIVELGKLISQRHPNLSITVLLDTSSPLAKSSYINHLLSSNSAPDQARISFFTLPALSLPQPDAQTRPERVHQLRLQTVPNVLQALKTISLTSKVLAFITSLWHHPYDPEIPTYYYFTSCASALALFLYFPTVHDQTPESFKDRNDDVVEYPGLPALRGSQMPGPILDRNEAEYDFFLYFASCLPKAKGIITNTFQELEPRAIKAIKEGVCVPNHQTPPLYHIGPLISDSENRSIQGGSPMPTNCSTLWLDKQPSRSVVYLCFGSRGTFSEEQFKELAIGLERSKLRFLWVVKSQLDLEVLMPQGFLERTKDRGLVVTSWAPQVAILSHESVGGFVTHCGWNSITEAVTYGVPMVAWPLYAEQEVNSVVLVEEMKLAIPVFEVPSKSKQGLVSADEVEKKVLRLMDMESEEGKSLRERCQAVKEMGLAAWRNGGSSFTSFSELMELTTLGDQLQTHFHISKPWFVTLIVHFASLKVHRMLYHNKG, from the exons ATGGCGGAAATGAAACAAAGCATAGTGTTATACCCAGCATCACCTGGATCGCACCACATGGTTTCCATAGTCGAACTAGGAAAACTCATCTCCCAACGCCACCCCAACTTGTCCATAACAGTCTTGCTCGACACATCTTCCCCTCTCGCCAAATCCTCATACATCAACCATCTTCTCTCTTCTAACTCTGCTCCCGATCAAGCCCGCATCTCCTTCTTCACTCTCCCCGCACTCAGCCTCCCCCAACCCGACGCCCAAACCAGACCCGAACGCGTACACCAACTCAGGCTTCAAACTGTCCCCAATGTCCTCCAAGCCCTCAAGACCATCTCTCTCACTTCCAAAGTCCTCGCCTTTATCACGTCACTATGGCATCACCCTTACGACCCTGAAATCCCAACTTACTATTACTTCACCTCCTGCGCCTCTGCTCTTGCTCTGTTTCTGTACTTCCCCACTGTCCATGATCAAACGCCGGAGAGCTTCAAGGACCGAAACGACGACGTTGTTGAGTATCCGGGATTGCCAGCGCTCCGAGGCTCCCAAATGCCGGGTCCTATTCTCGACCGCAACGAGGCTGAATATGATTTCTTTCTCTATTTTGCTTCCTGTCTTCCAAAAGCGAAGGGAATTATAACAAACACCTTCCAAGAACTTGAGCCTCGAGCAATCAAGGCCATAAAGGAAGGTGTTTGTGTTCCTAATCATCAAACCCCGCCGTTATATCACATCGGGCCGTTGATTTCCGACTCTGAAAATAGGTCGATCCAAGGCGGTTCGCCTATGCCAACTAACTGTTCCACGTTATGGCTGGATAAGCAGCCGAGTCGGAGTGTGGTGTACTTGTGCTTTGGAAGCAGAGGTACGTTTTCTGAAGAGCAGTTTAAGGAATTGGCTATAGGCTTGGAGAGAAGCAAGTTGAGATTTTTGTGGGTTGTGAAGAGTCAACTGGATTTGGAGGTACTAATGCCACAAGGGTTCTTGGAGAGGACCAAAGATAGAGGTCTTGTAGTCACGTCTTGGGCGCCACAGGTTGCTATTCTAAGCCATGAATCTGTGGGTGGGTTTGTCACTCACTGTGGGTGGAACTCGATCACTGAAGCAGTGACTTATGGAGTGCCAATGGTGGCTTGGCCTTTGTATGCTGAGCAGGAAGTGAACAGTGTGGTGTTGGTGGAGGAAATGAAGCTGGCAATACCGGTATTTGAGGTGCCGTCGAAGTCAAAACAAGGGTTGGTGAGTGCAGATGAGGTGGAGAAGAAGGTGTTGAGGTTGATGGACATGGAGTCGGAGGAAGGGAAAAGTCTAAGAGAAAGGTGTCAAGCTGTCAAGGAAATGGGTTTGGCTGCTTGGAGAAATGGTGGCTCATCCTTCACTTCTTTTTCAGAGCTG ATGGAATTAACCACTCTAGGAGACCAACTGCAGACCCATTTCCACATAAGCAAACCTTGGTTTGTCACATTAATAGTTCATTTTGCCTCGTTGAAGGTGCATCGCATGCTATACCACAATAAGGGTTAG
- the LOC133734090 gene encoding UDP-glycosyltransferase 88F4-like isoform X2, which yields MAEMKQSIVLYPASPGSHHMVSIVELGKLISQRHPNLSITVLLDTSSPLAKSSYINHLLSSNSAPDQARISFFTLPALSLPQPDAQTRPERVHQLRLQTVPNVLQALKTISLTSKVLAFITSLWHHPYDPEIPTYYYFTSCASALALFLYFPTVHDQTPESFKDRNDDVVEYPGLPALRGSQMPGPILDRNEAEYDFFLYFASCLPKAKGIITNTFQELEPRAIKAIKEGVCVPNHQTPPLYHIGPLISDSENRSIQGGSPMPTNCSTLWLDKQPSRSVVYLCFGSRGTFSEEQFKELAIGLERSKLRFLWVVKSQLDLEVLMPQGFLERTKDRGLVVTSWAPQVAILSHESVGGFVTHCGWNSITEAVTYGVPMVAWPLYAEQEVNSVVLVEEMKLAIPVFEVPSKSKQGLVSADEVEKKVLRLMDMESEEGKSLRERCQAVKEMGLAAWRNGGSSFTSFSELVSSWMH from the coding sequence ATGGCGGAAATGAAACAAAGCATAGTGTTATACCCAGCATCACCTGGATCGCACCACATGGTTTCCATAGTCGAACTAGGAAAACTCATCTCCCAACGCCACCCCAACTTGTCCATAACAGTCTTGCTCGACACATCTTCCCCTCTCGCCAAATCCTCATACATCAACCATCTTCTCTCTTCTAACTCTGCTCCCGATCAAGCCCGCATCTCCTTCTTCACTCTCCCCGCACTCAGCCTCCCCCAACCCGACGCCCAAACCAGACCCGAACGCGTACACCAACTCAGGCTTCAAACTGTCCCCAATGTCCTCCAAGCCCTCAAGACCATCTCTCTCACTTCCAAAGTCCTCGCCTTTATCACGTCACTATGGCATCACCCTTACGACCCTGAAATCCCAACTTACTATTACTTCACCTCCTGCGCCTCTGCTCTTGCTCTGTTTCTGTACTTCCCCACTGTCCATGATCAAACGCCGGAGAGCTTCAAGGACCGAAACGACGACGTTGTTGAGTATCCGGGATTGCCAGCGCTCCGAGGCTCCCAAATGCCGGGTCCTATTCTCGACCGCAACGAGGCTGAATATGATTTCTTTCTCTATTTTGCTTCCTGTCTTCCAAAAGCGAAGGGAATTATAACAAACACCTTCCAAGAACTTGAGCCTCGAGCAATCAAGGCCATAAAGGAAGGTGTTTGTGTTCCTAATCATCAAACCCCGCCGTTATATCACATCGGGCCGTTGATTTCCGACTCTGAAAATAGGTCGATCCAAGGCGGTTCGCCTATGCCAACTAACTGTTCCACGTTATGGCTGGATAAGCAGCCGAGTCGGAGTGTGGTGTACTTGTGCTTTGGAAGCAGAGGTACGTTTTCTGAAGAGCAGTTTAAGGAATTGGCTATAGGCTTGGAGAGAAGCAAGTTGAGATTTTTGTGGGTTGTGAAGAGTCAACTGGATTTGGAGGTACTAATGCCACAAGGGTTCTTGGAGAGGACCAAAGATAGAGGTCTTGTAGTCACGTCTTGGGCGCCACAGGTTGCTATTCTAAGCCATGAATCTGTGGGTGGGTTTGTCACTCACTGTGGGTGGAACTCGATCACTGAAGCAGTGACTTATGGAGTGCCAATGGTGGCTTGGCCTTTGTATGCTGAGCAGGAAGTGAACAGTGTGGTGTTGGTGGAGGAAATGAAGCTGGCAATACCGGTATTTGAGGTGCCGTCGAAGTCAAAACAAGGGTTGGTGAGTGCAGATGAGGTGGAGAAGAAGGTGTTGAGGTTGATGGACATGGAGTCGGAGGAAGGGAAAAGTCTAAGAGAAAGGTGTCAAGCTGTCAAGGAAATGGGTTTGGCTGCTTGGAGAAATGGTGGCTCATCCTTCACTTCTTTTTCAGAGCTGGTAAGTTCTTGGATGCactga
- the LOC133732909 gene encoding protein phosphatase 1 regulatory subunit SDS22, translated as MKRGLSLDQVLKDNNTRDPNSISSLILTHRALSDVSCLGELKNLERLDLSANTLTSLEGLKSCVNLKWLSVSQNKLQSLKGIEGLSKLTVLNAGNNKLTVMDEVKSIVSLRALILNDNEIASICRLEQMKELNTLVLSKNPIRDIGDSLMNVKSIKKLSLSHCQLRSIQSSLKSCVELKELRLAHNNIEGLPAELAHNKGLQNLDLGNNVITRWSELKVLDSLVYLKNLNLQGNPVAEKDKLAKKIKKMLPNLHVFNARPIDKYTKNEKGARVDAVDEEKYRDSKHQGLGETKDSNLDNARELDMKRKRNREKANENVSDQEVLVQEDEEGDSIKKKKRHQVVNEDFSNLEDAADLEESKGKKLKKKGHKDDDTKVKKKLDKVKQQSELDIIDDADTPFLELFSDDKVVDAEDDGEQSKDKASHTKLSSGVVTITSSKAKKRSTGSTLPLLPVDEIGVGGPSTWD; from the exons ATGAAGCGGGGGTTGAGCTTGGACCAGGTGCTCAAGGACAACAACACTCGCGACCCCAACTCCATTTCTTCTCTCATCCTCACTCACAGGGCTCTCTCCGAT GTTTCGTGCTTGGGCGAGCTCAAGAATCTGGAGAGGCTCGATCTCAGCGCCAACACGCTCACTTCGCTTGAG GGGTTGAAGTCATGCGTCAATCTGAAATGGCTGTCTGTTTCTCAAAATAAACTGCAAAGCCTCAAGGGAATTGAAGGACTTTCTAAGCTCACT GTGTTAAATGCAGGCAACAATAAGCTTACAGTGATGGATGAAGTCAAGTCTATTGTGAGTTTGCGTGCATTAATTTTGAATG ATAATGAGATTGCTTCGATTTGCAGACTTGAACAGATGAAAGAGTTGAACACTCTTG TTCTTTCTAAAAATCCGATTCGTGATATTGGTGATTCTTTGATGAATGTCAAATCTATCAAAAAG CTTTCTCTTTCTCACTGCCAACTTCGGAGTATACAGTCTTCGCTCAAGTCATGTGTTGAACTGAAAGAGCTGCGGCTCGCTCACAATAATATTGAG GGTCTCCCTGCTGAGTTGGCTCATAATAAGGGACTCCAGAATCTGGATCTGGGGAATAATGTGATCACAAGATGGTCGGAGCTGAAG GTGCTTGATTCCTTGGTCTATCTGAAGAATCTCAATCTGCAAGGAAACCCTGTAGCTGAAAAGGATAAATTAGCAAAGAAG ATTAAAAAGATGTTGCCGAACCTGCATGTTTTCAATGCAAGACCAATAGATAAATACACCAAGAATGAGAAGGGTGCCCGGGTTGATGCAgttgatgaagaaaaatatagaGATTCAAAACATCAAGGGTTGGGTGAAACGAAGGATAGTAaccttgataatgctagagaatTGGATATGAAGAGGAAACGGAATAGGGAGAAAGCAAATGAGAATGTCTCGGACCAGGAAGTTTTGGTCCAGGAGGATGAAGAAGGGGATAgcatcaagaaaaagaagagacatCAGGTTGTAAATGAAGATTTTAGTAATCTTGAAGATGCTGCTGATTTGGAGGAATCAAAGGGAAAGAAACTGAAAAAGAAAGGCCATAAAGATGATGATACGAAGGTTAAAAAGAAACTAGATAAGGTGAAGCAACAAAGTGAACTTGATATTATTGATGATGCAGACACTCCATTTTTGGAGCTTTTTTCTGATGACAAAGTGGTAGATGCTGAGGATGATGGCGAACAAAGTAAGGACAAGGCTAGTCACACAAAATTGTCGAGTGGTGTAGTGACCATCACTTCAAGTAAAGCTAAGAAGCGGAGCACAGGTTCTACTTTACCGTTGTTGCCTGTAGATGAAATTGGAGTGGGTGGGCCATCAACATGGGACTGA